A region from the Triticum aestivum cultivar Chinese Spring chromosome 3D, IWGSC CS RefSeq v2.1, whole genome shotgun sequence genome encodes:
- the LOC123080797 gene encoding protein DETOXIFICATION 40: MAGGDEHEHEHDAPGRLESILTDTSAPLAERVWAAGAVELRLLSRLAAPAVVVYMINYVMSMSTQIFSGHLGNLELAAASLGNTGVQTFAYGLMLGMGSAVETLCGQAYGAHKYDMLGIYLQRSVILLGLTSIPLALMYAFSEPLLLLMGQSPEIARAASIFVYGLIPQIFAYAVNFPIQKFLQAQSIVLPSAYISTATLILHVLMSCVLMYKVGLGLLGASLVLSVSWWIMVAAQFVYIVVSPTCQHTWTGFSWQAFSGLPSFFKLSAASAVMLCLETWYFQVLVIIAGLLPNPEIALDSLSICMTIYGWVFMISVGFNAAASVRVSNELGAGNPKSAFFSVWVVTGISTTISTILAVVILCLRNHISYLFTDGEAVSDAVADLCPFLAVTLVLGGIQPVLTGVAVGCGWQQFVAYVNVGSYYIVGVPLGVVLGFFFNLGAKGIWGGLIGGTALQTAILLWVTIRTDWTKEVEEAQKRLNKWSEKKEPLLTGFKDNN; this comes from the exons ATGGCTGGCGGGGACGAGCATGAGCATGAGCATGACGCGCCGGGTCGGCTGGAGAGCATCCTGACGGACACGTCGGCGCCGCTGGCGGAGCGCGTGTGGGCGGCGGGGGCGGTCGAGCTGCGGCTGCTGTCGCGGCTGGCGGCGCCGGCGGTGGTGGTGTACATGATCAACTACGTCATGTCCATGTCCACGCAGATCTTCTCGGGCCACCTGGGCAACCtggagctcgccgccgcctcgctcggcAACACCGGCGTCCAGACCTTCGCCTACGGCCTCATG CTGGGCATGGGCAGTGCAGTGGAGACCCTCTGCGGGCAGGCCTACGGTGCACACAAGTACGACATGCTTGGTATCTACCTACAGCGCTCCGTCATACTGTTGGGCTTAACCAGCATACCACTTGCTCTGATGTACGCTTTCTCGGAGCCACTCCTCTTGTTGATGGGACAGTCACCGGAGATAGCCCGTGCCGCTTCGATCTTCGTGTACGGCCTGATTCCTCAAATCTTCGCGTACGCCGTCAACTTCCCGATTCAGAAGTTCCTGCAGGCACAGAGTATCGTTCTGCCGAGTGCTTACATCTCGACGGCAACGCTCATTCTACATGTGTTGATGAGTTGCGTGCTCATGTACAAGGTTGGCCTTGGGCTGCTCGGTGCCTCGTTGGTGCTGAGTGTGAGCTGGTGGATCATGGTCGCCGCGCAATTTGTGTACATTGTCGTCAGCCCGACATGCCAGCACACGTGGACGGGGTTCAGTTGGCAGGCCTTCTCCGGTTTGCCGAGTTTCTTCAAGCTCTCCGCCGCGTCTGCGGTGATGTTGTGCCTTGAGACATGGTACTTTCAGGTGCTGGTGATCATTGCTGGATTGCTCCCTAACCCTGAGATTGCCCTGgattccctctctatatg TATGACGATTTATGGTTGGGTGTTCATGATCTCAGTAGGGTTCAACGCCGCTGCAAG TGTAAGAGTGAGCAATGAGCTTGGCGCCGGCAACCCGAAGTCTGCATTTTTCTCTGTGTGGGTCGTGACCGGGATCTCTACAACAATCTCTACCATCCTTGCTGTTGTGATCCTTTGCCTTCGCAACCACATTAGCTACTTATTCACAGATGGTGAAGCAGTTTCGGATGCGGTGGCGGATCTTTGCCCATTTCTCGCCGTCACACTCGTTCTCGGTGGCATCCAACCTGTACTGACAG GTGTTGCTGTTGGATGTGGATGGCAACAATTTGTTGCTTACGTGAACGTCGGCTCTTACTACATCGTAGGCGTTCCACTTGGTGTTGTTCTTGGTTTTTTCTTCAATCTTGGCGCAAAG GGTATTTGGGGTGGTTTGATTGGGGGAACAGCCTTGCAGACAGCCATTCTGTTGTGGGTCACCATAAGAACTGACTGGACGAAAGAG